The sequence AGCTTGTTTCCATCCACCCATTCTATGATGGGAATGGCAGGACCAGTAGACTACTGATGAACTATATTCAAGAGCGATTGGGGCTACCCATGAGTATCGTATTTAAAGAAGACAAGCTTGACTACATTCAGGCTTTAGAAGCAACCAGGGAAAATGATGATTTGAATGTTTTCTACAGCTTCATGCAAGAACAGTATAAAAAATACCTCTTGGAAGAAATCAAAAGGTATAATGATCAAGTAGGAGAATAAGCAATAGAGAAGGGGCTATCTGAGTCCCTTCTTTTTTAAACAAACCCAACTTTTTAAATGAATATGACACTAGAAGATCAAGTTGCTATACATAAAGTAAAGCAATACCCAGTGTATAACACGTACAAAAAAGAGTCCTTGCACAGAATCTATAAAGAGTTCTGGAATGAGTCAAAACAATTGAGGGAGAGGATAGAAGGTGTATCCAAAGATGGGAAATGGGCTTATGATGAAAAGGTTCTAGATCGTACATCCGAGTTCATGGAGCAAGTGTACTGGCTCGAAAAATCATGTCGAATTATTGAAAGACTTTCATTTTACTCCGTCTTTGATCAGTTTAATCCAAAAGGGGAGCTGAGAGAGCAACATAATTGTTTAAAAGATAATATCTTCATGAGAAAATAGAGGAACTGAAAGGCTCCTCTTTTGCTTTAAACAGTAGACCAAAACCCAAATGAGTATGGATTCTAAATTCAGTAGTATCATCCACCAGCTAGATAACCATTTGAGGAAAAGAGGTAAGGCTGACTTGAAAGCAGAGTTGTTTGACATGCTCGACCGTAAACAACAGAATCTAAATCATGTGCATCCTGGGAAAGTTGATCTACAAACGGAGCGGGACATTGAAGTGATTAAAGCAGCGATAGCTCTGCTTAAAGATTAATGTCATCATGTGTAGGATAAGCTCATGTTATTTTTTGGCACACCTCTGATAGTGTATCAAAAATAACATAGTCTAAGACCTATAATTTGTAATATTGATCTTCTCCAGTACGTCGTATTTTGAGGAAAACGTCCTTTTTAAACCTTTAGAAATACTATATTTGTATATATAAATAAACTCAAAATCATGGCTATTTCACTTAAAGATTTTAAAAACAAACACCTTGGAAAGGTTGGTACAATTAATCGCGACCGATACGAAAGAGAATTGAATCAGGAAATGAAAAAAGAAACCGGAAAAATATTATTCAAAGAGAAGGATGGGGAAATGGTTGTTAAATATACTGATGTCAGAGAGAAGGAGGTAAGAAAGGAAAATAAATGTTAATAACTTATATTCAACTGATTAACAGCAATATAACTGCATCAGTCTGAATATTTCGCTTGAATATTGACAAATCATAAGGCTTCAACATAGCATTTCCAATAATAGTATAGACCTTTACTAGAGTCATCATAAATAACCTTCCCTATAATTAGAATAAAATCCCCTTATCTGAATTTTAATCAAATAAGGGGGGATGCACTATTGCTTTATCTTGATATGAGAATATAAACAACTATCTACTCTTTATATACAAGTTTTTAATATTATCAACTGTATCAATATTTATAGAATAACCTGATTGAATCGTATCCATTATAGAATGAAGACTTTCTATTGGATATTCTTTATTATTTAAAAATAAATGTATGTCTTTCGAGTATTCTTCACTACTCATCATACTCTTAAATACACTTTTTTCAATAGCAGGATCACTAATATGATAAGCTGGCAAATCAGTTCCTACTTGAGTAGAATCCAATTGCTGTGACTTACAACCTATAAATACAAATAGAGTAAAAGCTAAAATATTTCTCATATAAATTAAATTTAATTACGCGACGTTACTCCAGCCGCATACGTTCATCACGTATTGAGTTGCATAGTCTGCTGGAGCAAATAATGTTTCACAATCATCACCTGTGGCAATAGTGCCATAAACCCAACAATCATTCCCATCATAAAAGTGCCCCATTCTAATTCCAGGTGTACAACTTACTCTCATGGACGAATTAGCTCCCTCGCTATTTTTCTTTACAACTACACGAATCACTTTCAAAGTTTCTGAATGAACTACTTCTATTACTTCCAACTCTTCAGACTCTATTTCTAAAGGGGAAAGAGAAAGTACTTTTGCAGAAAACTCCTCATATTCTGAAGTTGACCTAGCATTATTGCTGTCAGAAACAGTCTCAAACTTAAGGTGAACTACCTTATCTTTTTTTACCTCTACTTCCTCTGTACAAGATAATACTGATAACATTAAAGATAGGATAATAAATGTTTTTTGAAAAAATCTAGGTTTCATAATTTGAAATTAAAGTTTAAAAATTTTCAATAAAAAAACATAGTGCACAAGATTAATGTAGTTGTTTTTTCACTCAAAATGAAATACATAAACATTAGTAATGTAAGAAAAAATAAAAACAACGATCCCATAACAAAGAAGATTTAAAAGGAGTGCTAAATGTTAATTGATTAATTTAAAAATAAGGGCATGGGCATTATAAGAAAATATTTAAATACAACATACATCATTCAAGCGATTTACAATGATAATGAAGGTCCTTTCCATTTTTTATTCTCTATGGGCTCTTCTAAATTATATTTCCCTTTTTCAGATTTATCAAAAACCTGATCTTCTTTATTTAACTTTTGACCTTTATTTAATGTCAAATTAGCTGCTTGTTTTATTTTATCTATTGATTTTTTTTTCTCTTTATCTAGTTTTCGCTCAAGGTTGAGCCAATACATCCTATCTTCTTCAGTACCGTTTTTTATAGCATTTACATACTCAAACGTTTCTGTAATTTCACGCTTGTAGCTGTACTCTTTATCGAAATGTTTTTCACATTTAATCTTAAAAGCAGTTCTATCAAACCCTCCTTTTATTTTACCCTTTACAGTATTCTTGTGATTAGTAAGAGGAGAGAGAAGAGTCTTTTTATCAGCCCCTTTCCTCCTAATCAAAACATGTATGTGTGTTTGATCTCCAGCTTTTTTTTCTCCTCGTTTTACTTTTCCTTCACGGACCTCCTTCTCTGTACCCTTATATGTTCTTTCTTTTTCGATTTTTGCATACCAGACTATGTCTTCACTCTTCAATCCCTTGCCGAAATTGTCAGCGTAAATCTCCATAACCCCTCTAGCATATTCCATGAGTTTTTCTCTATCATTCCCAATATGTTTAAGCTCCTTCTGGGAAGGTGCAATTGTCAGGTTGAAGAATTTAGCTTCTTTTGACTTAATACCTCTTCGGGAGGCGTCCAACTGGCCAACTACCTCTTCATTAATTACATGATTCTCATTCTGACTGAAAAAAAACTCCATATCCTTTGGCTCCTTACCTTCATTCTCTTTTGAAAGATACTGAACAGCGGTAGCCGAACTTCCTGTATTTCCCCCCTTCGGGCTATCTGTTATATCAACTACCATAAAACCCTAAATCTTCTTTTAATTGCTGAACCCTTTGCATGAGTCGTTCATGGTTAATCACTCCCAATCCATTAGCCATATCTTTTTTATCATATAGGTCCATATAAAAAATATCCAACTTTTTACGCCATTCAATTTTGATCTTATCAGCCTGTTCTTTTGCTGATTTTTCAATCAATTCCTCTCTTTCTTTATGAGCATTATTTAGATACTCATTAAACTTCATAACCTTCTCTTCATCAGCTTTCTTTTCTTCTTTGTGTGACTCAACCAGCACCTTCATCTCCTTAGATAAATGATGATACAAAGCGTTTATCTTTTTTGGTACATCTTGAATAACATCTGTCTCTTTCAGTAGTAACTGTATTCTGGAGATGGTTGGTTTTAGCTCATCTTTCTCTAGGGTTTTGATGAAAGCGACGTTGTTACTGTAATCCTTTTGAATCTTCCTCCCAACATCTTTCAATTCCTTAACAGCGGACTTTATATCCGACCCTTTAGGATTGAAAATGTCCATATCAGATGAATCCAAGAAGTCGCAAACAGCTTCTAAAAAGGATGTCATCTGACCATTTTTTGTGTGCTTTTGCAAGCGTATTTTCAGCTCCTTGCTGACTGTGATGGTTGTATGATTTGATGCCATTTAATTTAAATTTTAATTTAAATATATTGTTTTTTATAATCATAAAACAACATTTAAATTGTATTAGCAATTTAAATGTTGCTAAAAACCCGTAGGGCGAGCAAAAATTACACTATGAGGTACGAATGGTGTAATTTCCGCTCGCTTCTTTTCTTTGAAATGAACAGGGGTAGAGATGTTGCTATCGACTGGTGAAAAGTAAGTGAGGAACGAACGGTTGAACCTGAGATGCCAAAACATCGGAACACCCGGAAGTGCAGTGAGAAATTGCGGATGGAAATAGCAAAGTGAGGCTTGCCGAAACGACCTATTTCCACAGAGTAATTTTGAACGAAACGGTGAATTGAAGAAGAAAATAAGATTACCCAACTACCTATCTTCATCAATACCTTCATCAGGTAAATATCTATGATATCTTGATAAGATGTTTTTATAACTTTTTAATATGTAAATGCGTTGATAAATACTAAGTATTTATTATTCAATCAAACTTTAAACAGATTAATCATGGGAATAAAACCAGGCCCGAAAAGAATTGCAAAAACAACGGGAAAACCCGATAGACGTCAACGAGATAATAAAGAAACTCCTGGAAATACTCCATCGTTGAAGCCTCATAAGCATAAGAAAGGAGACTGATACTACAGAATTGAAATAATTCAATTCTGAATAGTAGTTGATAAAAAAGAGCCAACCCCTTCAAATTTGGCTCTTTTCATATCTTAACCGTCTATTAAAAATGGCTAAAGAGTTAACAGTTTTTTATCTTATTTAAAATAATGGATTATAAATGGCTTTTAATGGACTTTACCAACCATGACAACACAAACCACCTTTACCCCCCCAAACGTTCAACCTACCCCACTTAAATGGCTTAATTCTAAATAATTTATAAACTCCCGACCCTACGTTAGATATTCACACCAGCGCAACCTTTTTTTTATATCAGATCACAACTGGAGATAACATAATTGACGACCACCGAAATGTCAGATCACAACTATCCTCGCAGTTGAAGCGAAGCGAAGCCACGTATCTGCCATTTTTTTTAGCAAATACCTATGATCGTTAGCTACTATTGGATGAGTTAACTGACACAGTCACTTTTAATGACTTTTTTCCCTTTTGTTTCTATCAAAATTTTAAGAAACGGGCAACATTTCTTCTCGCGTAAACACAAAAGTTATTGTGAAACTTTTAGCATACTTTTAATACTTTGAGGGGGCTGTAATCGACTGATAACCAAGTACTTGATCGAGTTAAAAACTATATATCGCCGATTAAAAACTATATATCGCCGATTAAAAACTATATATCGCCGATTAAAAACTAT comes from Limibacter armeniacum and encodes:
- a CDS encoding BfmA/BtgA family mobilization protein, with the translated sequence MASNHTTITVSKELKIRLQKHTKNGQMTSFLEAVCDFLDSSDMDIFNPKGSDIKSAVKELKDVGRKIQKDYSNNVAFIKTLEKDELKPTISRIQLLLKETDVIQDVPKKINALYHHLSKEMKVLVESHKEEKKADEEKVMKFNEYLNNAHKEREELIEKSAKEQADKIKIEWRKKLDIFYMDLYDKKDMANGLGVINHERLMQRVQQLKEDLGFYGS
- a CDS encoding DUF5712 family protein; the encoded protein is MVVDITDSPKGGNTGSSATAVQYLSKENEGKEPKDMEFFFSQNENHVINEEVVGQLDASRRGIKSKEAKFFNLTIAPSQKELKHIGNDREKLMEYARGVMEIYADNFGKGLKSEDIVWYAKIEKERTYKGTEKEVREGKVKRGEKKAGDQTHIHVLIRRKGADKKTLLSPLTNHKNTVKGKIKGGFDRTAFKIKCEKHFDKEYSYKREITETFEYVNAIKNGTEEDRMYWLNLERKLDKEKKKSIDKIKQAANLTLNKGQKLNKEDQVFDKSEKGKYNLEEPIENKKWKGPSLSL